A single Natrinema pellirubrum DSM 15624 DNA region contains:
- a CDS encoding Na+/H+ antiporter NhaC family protein translates to MVAIEWLSQLIDSGILSLVPPLLAIALAIATRRPMLALFLGIWSGAIIHTGGHGIAQTFDWIVAAIIVDDGFHVQILVFTLLLGSGVALIWRLGGAIAVRNWATNRLETQQTVGLTTWGLGIAMFFDDYANTAIVGSTMREISDQLRISREKLAYIVDSTAAPVATLGISSWVAFQLSLIGSAYEEMGVAGEAPTAFATFVRSIPYNTYALLAIVMVGIVVYTGRDYGEMLDAEHRARTTGAVNREDAQPLQKVEEDLGEPIDERPMLRTFFAPVVVLVAVTLAGAFWTGYQSWQSSQAEAGAPTAFGAAVNDAGFTQVLIDVVGAGSFATALIWGSFAMVVTAIAIGLAYGLFDIGEGVETVIDGFGIMLTAVTILVLAWTISSVAETLGTGEYVATAAEPYLSEALLPVLILFVAAFVAFTMGSSWATMGLVTPIAVRVAYEFGSGFELVPVAVGAVFSGAIFGDHASPISDTTVLSATFSGADLIDHVRTQLPYALTVFLVVVGCYLLNGYLGVPPIVFLPLGVVALVGLVIGLSELDAGRKGLEPVATEPVVSGPEPEGEIDADSTGGDE, encoded by the coding sequence ATGGTTGCTATAGAGTGGCTCTCACAGTTGATCGATTCGGGGATACTCTCGCTCGTCCCGCCGCTACTGGCGATCGCCCTTGCGATCGCGACCCGCCGACCGATGCTGGCGTTGTTTCTGGGAATCTGGTCGGGTGCGATCATCCATACCGGCGGCCACGGCATCGCACAGACCTTCGACTGGATCGTGGCCGCGATCATCGTCGACGACGGCTTCCACGTCCAGATTCTGGTCTTCACGCTGCTGCTGGGCTCCGGCGTCGCTCTCATCTGGCGACTCGGTGGCGCGATCGCCGTCCGAAACTGGGCCACGAACCGCCTCGAGACCCAACAGACCGTCGGACTGACCACGTGGGGGCTTGGCATCGCCATGTTCTTCGACGACTACGCCAACACCGCCATCGTCGGCAGTACCATGCGGGAAATCTCCGATCAGTTGCGGATCTCCCGCGAAAAGCTCGCCTACATCGTCGACTCGACGGCCGCGCCCGTCGCAACGCTTGGCATCTCGAGCTGGGTCGCGTTCCAGTTGTCGCTGATCGGCAGTGCCTACGAGGAGATGGGTGTCGCGGGTGAGGCCCCGACGGCGTTCGCGACCTTCGTACGCTCGATTCCGTACAACACCTACGCACTGTTGGCGATCGTCATGGTCGGGATCGTCGTTTACACCGGCCGGGACTACGGCGAGATGCTCGACGCCGAACACCGCGCCCGGACGACGGGAGCCGTCAACCGCGAGGACGCACAACCGCTCCAGAAGGTCGAGGAAGACCTCGGCGAGCCGATCGACGAGCGGCCGATGTTGCGGACCTTCTTCGCGCCCGTCGTCGTCCTGGTCGCGGTCACGCTCGCGGGCGCGTTCTGGACGGGATATCAGTCCTGGCAGTCGAGTCAAGCCGAGGCGGGAGCGCCGACTGCGTTCGGTGCAGCCGTCAACGACGCGGGATTCACGCAGGTACTGATCGACGTCGTCGGGGCGGGCAGCTTCGCGACGGCGCTGATATGGGGTTCCTTCGCCATGGTCGTGACCGCGATCGCGATCGGCCTCGCCTACGGCCTGTTCGACATCGGCGAGGGCGTCGAGACCGTCATCGACGGGTTCGGAATCATGCTGACGGCGGTGACCATCCTCGTCCTCGCGTGGACGATCAGCAGCGTCGCGGAGACGCTCGGGACGGGAGAGTACGTGGCGACCGCCGCCGAACCGTACCTCTCGGAAGCGTTGCTCCCCGTCCTCATCCTCTTCGTCGCCGCGTTCGTCGCGTTTACCATGGGGTCGTCGTGGGCGACGATGGGACTCGTCACCCCGATCGCGGTCCGGGTCGCCTACGAGTTCGGAAGCGGGTTCGAACTCGTGCCGGTCGCCGTCGGTGCCGTCTTCTCCGGTGCGATCTTCGGTGATCACGCCTCGCCGATCTCAGACACCACGGTCCTCTCGGCGACGTTTAGCGGTGCGGACCTGATCGATCACGTTCGCACGCAACTACCCTACGCCCTGACCGTCTTCCTCGTGGTCGTCGGCTGCTACCTGCTCAACGGCTATCTCGGCGTCCCGCCGATCGTCTTCCTCCCGCTCGGCGTCGTCGCCCTCGTCGGTCTCGTCATCGGCCTCTCGGAACTCGACGCCGGCCGGAAGGGGCTCGAGCCGGTCGCGACGGAGCCGGTCGTCTCCGGGCCCGAGCCAGAGGGAGAAATCGACGCGGACTCGACGGGTGGAGACGAGTAG
- a CDS encoding OBG GTPase family GTP-binding protein has translation MGLEDEIEEIEEEIANTPYNKSTEAHIGRLKSKLAEKKEKLENQQSGSGGGGGYSVEKHGDATVALVGFPSVGKSSLLNSMTNAESETGSYEFTTLDVNPGMLSHRGANIQMLDVPGLIEGAAAGKGDGQQVLAVVRNADLIVFMLSVFEIEQYDRLQKELHDINIRVDQQPPRVTVRPKIKDGIKITSSTDQDLDEETIKHVLREHGYVNADVNLQENVTIDRLVDGLMENREYIPSITCVNKVDLIDPDYKETVDEQLRERGLDPEEVTFISAEEEKGLEALKDRLWENLGLIRVYMDKPGRGIDWEEPLVVEEGATVGEAVAKLGGEMEERFRFARVTGPSAAHDQQQVGTDHVLEDEDVLKLILRR, from the coding sequence ATGGGGCTCGAGGACGAGATCGAGGAGATCGAAGAAGAAATCGCCAACACGCCCTACAACAAGTCCACGGAGGCCCACATCGGCCGGTTGAAGTCCAAGCTCGCCGAGAAAAAGGAGAAACTCGAGAACCAGCAGTCCGGCAGCGGCGGTGGCGGCGGCTACTCCGTCGAGAAACACGGCGACGCGACCGTCGCGCTGGTCGGCTTCCCGAGCGTCGGCAAGTCCTCGCTGCTGAACTCGATGACCAACGCCGAGAGCGAGACCGGCTCCTACGAGTTCACGACGCTGGACGTCAACCCCGGGATGCTCAGCCACCGCGGCGCGAACATCCAGATGCTGGACGTGCCCGGACTGATCGAGGGCGCGGCCGCGGGCAAGGGCGACGGCCAGCAGGTACTCGCGGTCGTGCGCAACGCCGACCTGATCGTCTTCATGCTCTCGGTGTTCGAGATCGAACAGTACGACCGCCTCCAGAAGGAACTCCACGACATCAACATCCGCGTCGACCAGCAGCCCCCGCGGGTCACGGTCCGTCCGAAGATCAAAGACGGCATCAAGATCACCTCGAGTACCGACCAGGACCTAGACGAGGAGACGATCAAACACGTCCTCCGCGAACACGGCTACGTCAACGCCGACGTCAACCTGCAAGAGAACGTCACCATCGACCGGCTGGTCGACGGCCTGATGGAAAATCGCGAGTACATCCCCTCGATCACCTGCGTCAACAAGGTCGACCTCATCGACCCCGACTACAAGGAAACCGTCGACGAGCAGTTGCGCGAGCGCGGCCTCGACCCCGAGGAGGTAACCTTCATCAGCGCCGAAGAGGAGAAAGGCCTCGAGGCGCTCAAGGACCGCCTCTGGGAGAACCTCGGGCTCATTCGGGTTTATATGGACAAACCCGGCCGCGGGATCGACTGGGAGGAGCCGCTGGTCGTCGAGGAGGGCGCGACCGTCGGCGAGGCCGTCGCGAAACTCGGCGGCGAAATGGAAGAGCGGTTCCGCTTTGCGCGGGTGACCGGTCCCAGCGCGGCCCACGACCAACAGCAGGTCGGGACGGACCACGTCCTCGAGGACGAGGACGTACTGAAACTGATTCTGCGACGGTAG
- a CDS encoding VOC family protein produces MDGTLDHTMIRVADLEASLDWYQSHLDYEEKDRYEGDGFTIVYLGPEDMHEDGAMLEITHNEGEEPDVGDAWGHIAVRVPEGELEDYYQQLMDEGVADYRDPESCGGRYAFVKDPDGHEIEIVQRETGALWSLDHTMIRVEDADEALGFWTRKFGYDEVGRWEADTFANYFVEPENAADEAMSVELTYNYDGRTYDMGDAWGHLCVRLDDLHDDWDQLMTREATDYRDPESCDDMYAFTKDQDGHEIELIERDLEADSLFPF; encoded by the coding sequence ATGGACGGAACGCTCGATCACACGATGATTCGCGTCGCCGATCTGGAGGCGTCTCTCGACTGGTACCAGTCTCACCTCGACTATGAGGAGAAAGACCGCTACGAGGGCGACGGCTTCACCATCGTCTACCTCGGGCCCGAAGACATGCACGAGGACGGCGCGATGCTCGAGATCACTCACAACGAGGGCGAGGAGCCCGACGTGGGCGACGCCTGGGGGCACATCGCGGTCCGCGTTCCCGAGGGTGAACTCGAGGACTACTACCAGCAGCTCATGGACGAGGGCGTCGCGGACTATCGGGACCCCGAGTCCTGTGGCGGGCGCTACGCGTTCGTGAAAGACCCCGACGGTCATGAGATCGAGATCGTCCAGCGCGAGACCGGCGCGCTGTGGTCGCTCGACCACACCATGATCCGCGTCGAGGACGCCGATGAGGCGCTTGGCTTCTGGACCCGGAAGTTCGGCTACGACGAGGTCGGCCGCTGGGAGGCCGACACCTTCGCGAACTACTTCGTCGAGCCCGAAAACGCCGCCGACGAGGCGATGTCCGTCGAACTCACCTACAACTACGACGGCCGCACGTACGACATGGGCGACGCCTGGGGCCACCTCTGTGTCCGCCTCGACGACCTTCACGACGACTGGGACCAGCTCATGACCCGGGAGGCAACAGATTACCGCGATCCCGAGAGCTGCGACGACATGTACGCGTTCACGAAAGACCAGGACGGCCACGAGATCGAACTCATCGAGCGGGATCTCGAGGCCGACTCGCTGTTCCCGTTCTGA
- a CDS encoding VNG_1110C family protein gives MSNASQLRDSTQIVLPAETLESLEPQLDEAFTVTIAPAGEERRRIIGSPVEIRDVHEFLTRRGISVR, from the coding sequence ATGTCGAACGCGTCGCAGCTGCGTGACAGCACCCAGATCGTGCTTCCCGCGGAGACCCTCGAGTCCCTCGAGCCGCAGCTCGACGAGGCGTTCACCGTCACGATCGCGCCGGCCGGCGAAGAGCGCCGTCGGATCATCGGCAGTCCCGTCGAGATCCGAGACGTCCACGAGTTTCTCACCCGCCGCGGCATCAGCGTCCGCTGA